A single window of Azotosporobacter soli DNA harbors:
- a CDS encoding L-2-amino-thiazoline-4-carboxylic acid hydrolase — MAAMNRREFIKCSAMACLSCSMFLKGFSCVSAAAAQENYYLMHKKDLVGAFRGVLAGVRQMLKPEFGEAETEKIIIQAETSFINWLPGMPEVGGAKNWDVEFIPVAAWYAALYRPLRARGKTAEFVGKMIYQLNEYTWASTPKDEARASGEALFSTQEQENLRQWALWTQERQYPQNWVANYLEGDGNTFDYGIDYTECGVVKYLQAQGTPELAPYVCSNDFIKSRAIGSGLVRSKTIARGDGICNFRYKKDRPVLQDWESELKLMQKQ, encoded by the coding sequence ATGGCGGCAATGAATCGGCGTGAGTTTATAAAATGTTCGGCGATGGCATGTTTGTCGTGTAGTATGTTCCTGAAGGGTTTTTCTTGTGTTAGTGCAGCAGCGGCGCAAGAAAATTATTATCTTATGCACAAAAAAGATTTAGTAGGGGCGTTTCGCGGCGTCTTAGCCGGTGTGCGACAGATGTTGAAGCCGGAATTTGGTGAAGCGGAAACGGAAAAAATCATAATACAGGCGGAGACTTCTTTTATAAATTGGCTGCCGGGAATGCCGGAGGTCGGCGGAGCGAAAAACTGGGACGTCGAGTTTATTCCGGTAGCGGCCTGGTATGCGGCATTGTATCGGCCGCTTCGCGCGCGCGGTAAGACGGCGGAGTTTGTCGGCAAAATGATCTATCAATTGAATGAATATACCTGGGCGTCAACGCCGAAGGATGAAGCGCGAGCCAGCGGGGAAGCTTTGTTTTCGACGCAGGAACAAGAAAATTTGCGCCAGTGGGCGTTATGGACGCAGGAACGCCAATATCCGCAAAATTGGGTGGCCAACTATCTTGAGGGCGACGGCAATACGTTTGATTACGGCATTGACTATACGGAATGCGGCGTGGTCAAATATTTGCAGGCACAGGGAACACCGGAATTGGCGCCTTATGTCTGCAGCAACGATTTTATTAAAAGCCGTGCGATCGGCAGCGGCCTTGTCCGTTCGAAGACGATTGCGCGAGGCGATGGAATTTGCAATTTCCGCTATAAGAAAGACCGTCCGGTCCTGCAGGACTGGGAATCAGAGCTGAAGTTGATGCAGAAACAATAG
- a CDS encoding response regulator, whose protein sequence is MESGDYKKAKVLIVDDSSFSRGLIHKTLHELGIANPQIEQAGSGEEAIDKMKKTKFDLFVLDIVMSGIDGVAVLREVKNTQSGAKVIMCSGSNANEVVDELIELGIEAFISKPFKATIFKNAFYRAFGIAKEEEMPDYWLAKCHKCDQQMIEVNAIHTVDFVCPNKCMRIGPLPAALIQQAELDADYEKAKQKK, encoded by the coding sequence ATGGAAAGTGGCGATTATAAGAAGGCGAAGGTTCTCATCGTTGATGATTCGAGCTTTTCACGCGGTCTGATTCATAAAACACTGCACGAGTTGGGCATAGCCAATCCACAGATCGAGCAAGCAGGCAGCGGCGAAGAAGCAATTGACAAGATGAAGAAAACGAAGTTCGATCTGTTCGTTCTGGATATTGTGATGTCTGGTATCGATGGAGTTGCCGTATTGCGCGAGGTGAAAAACACACAGTCCGGTGCGAAAGTTATCATGTGCAGCGGCAGTAATGCCAATGAAGTGGTGGATGAGCTGATTGAATTGGGCATTGAAGCTTTTATCAGCAAACCATTTAAAGCGACAATTTTTAAAAATGCCTTCTATCGGGCCTTCGGTATTGCAAAGGAAGAAGAGATGCCCGATTATTGGCTGGCAAAATGCCATAAGTGCGATCAACAGATGATCGAAGTGAATGCTATTCATACGGTTGACTTTGTTTGTCCCAATAAGTGCATGAGAATCGGGCCGCTGCCTGCCGCATTGATTCAGCAAGCGGAGCTTGATGCTGACTATGAAAAGGCAAAGCAAAAAAAGTAA